From Brassica oleracea var. oleracea cultivar TO1000 chromosome C3, BOL, whole genome shotgun sequence, a single genomic window includes:
- the LOC106335924 gene encoding serine/threonine-protein kinase WNK2-like isoform X2, protein MNGEESFVEDCSEYVEIDPSGRYGRYDEVLGKGASKTVAFDEYEGIEVAWNQVKLRNFTRNPEELEKFFREIHLLKTLNHQNIMKFYTSWVDTNNLAINFVTELFTSGTLRQYRLRHRRVNIKAVKQWCKQILKGLLYLHSCSPPIIHRDLKCDNIFINGNQGEVKIGDLGLAAILRKSHAVRCVGTPEFMAPEVYDEEYNELVDVYAFGMCVLEMVTFDYPYSECTHPAQIYKKVTSGKKPEAFYLVKDPEVREFVEKCLATVTSRLTALELLQDPFLQDDVDEFYMRPTDYYNGYDEFLRQPLIDHPPLYHDESQICEIDLFAQDDEEESDHVDISIKGKRNGSDGIFLRLRISDAEGRVRNIYFPFETDTDTAWSVAAEMVSELEITNQDVAKIAETIDAEIAALVPDWKVNNNVRNSNNEAGEKSHHYHHQFECSDDRSCSSVHGRFEEISYQAEGQEQGSGDVVVVSGEGNNNRIHCADIWGLRDSRSDGGGEEESSLKPRRKVEGEWWPENEIRRELRWLKARHKRVRDHQTICEKPSSASPPLLYRAFSLPVDAVDI, encoded by the exons ATGAATGGTGAAGAAAGCTTCGTTGAAGATTGCTCTGAGTATGTTGAAATTGATCCTTCTGGAAGATATGGAAGA TACGATGAAGTACTTGGCAAAGGTGCTTCGAAGACAGT AGCGTTTGATGAGTACGAAGGTATAGAAGTGGCATGGAACCAAGTCAAGCTTAGGAACTTCACTAGGAATCCTGAGGAACTAGAGAAATTCTTCAGAGAGATTCATCTGCTCAAGACTTTAAATCATCAAAATATCATGAAGTTCTACACTTCTTGGGTCGATACCAACAATCTTGCAATCAACTTTGTAACTGAACTCTTCACCTCTGGTACTCTCAGACA GTATAGGTTGAGACATAGGAGAGTGAATATTAAAGCAGTGAAGCAATGGTGCAAACAGATTCTAAAAGGGCTTCTCTATCTCCACAGCTGTTCTCCTCCAATCATCCATAGAGATCTCAAATGTGACAACATCTTCATCAATGGTAACCAAGGTGAAGTCAAGATAGGTGACCTTGGACTCGCTGCCATTCTTCGTAAATCACATGCCGTTCGCTGTGTTG GAACCCCTGAGTTCATGGCTCCTGAAGTGTACGATGAAGAATATAATGAGCTGGTTGATGTATATGCTTTTGGAATGTGTGTACTAGAGATGGTCACATTTGATTACCCTTACAGTGAATGCACTCACCCTGCTCAAATCTACAAGAAAGTTACCTCG GGGAAGAAGCCTGAAGCGTTTTACTTAGTGAAAGACCCTGAGGTACGCGAGTTTGTTGAGAAGTGTTTAGCTACTGTGACGTCTAGACTCACTGCTTTAGAGCTCTTACAAGACCCTTTCTTACAAGATGATGTGGATGAGTTCTACATGAGACCAACTGATTACTACAATGGTTATGATGAGTTCCTTAGACAGCCTCTCATCGACCACCCTCCTCTTTACCATGATGAGTCACAGATATGTGAGATCGATCTTTTCGCTCAAGATGATGAGGAAGAGTCCGACCATGTTGACATTTCGATTAAAGGGAAGAGAAACGGTAGTGATGGGATCTTCTTGAGGCTAAGAATCTCTGATGCAGAAG GAAGGGTGAGGAACATTTACTTCCCGTTTGAGACAGATACCGACACTGCGTGGAGTGTAGCAGCTGAGATGGTGTCTGAACTCGAGATAACGAATCAAGATGTTGCGAAAATCGCGGAGACGATCGATGCGGAGATTGCTGCATTGGTTCCTGACTGGAAAGTTAATAACAACGTGCGCAACAGCAACAACGAGGCAGGAGAGAAGTCTCACCATTACCATCATCAGTTCGAATGTTCTGACGACAGAAGCTGTTCTTCTGTTCACGGTAGGTTCGAGGAGATAAGTTACCAAGCGGAAGGACAAGAACAAGGAAGTGGTGATGTTGTTGTTGTCTCTGGAGAAGGTAATAACAACAGGATTCATTGCGCGGATATATGGGGTCTGAGAGATTCACGTTCTGATGGTGGAGGAGAAGAAGAGAGCTCGTTGAAGCCAAGGAGGAAGGTGGAAGGGGAGTGGTGGCCGGAGAATGAAATAAGGAGAGAGTTGAGATGGCTTAAGGCAAGGCATAAGAGGGTTAGAGATCATCAAACCATCTGTGAGAAACCAAGTTCAGCTTCGCCGCCTCTTCTTTATAGGGCGTTCTCACTTCCCGTTGACGCCGTGGATATATGA
- the LOC106335924 gene encoding serine/threonine-protein kinase WNK2-like isoform X1 translates to MNGEESFVEDCSEYVEIDPSGRYGRYDEVLGKGASKTVYRAFDEYEGIEVAWNQVKLRNFTRNPEELEKFFREIHLLKTLNHQNIMKFYTSWVDTNNLAINFVTELFTSGTLRQYRLRHRRVNIKAVKQWCKQILKGLLYLHSCSPPIIHRDLKCDNIFINGNQGEVKIGDLGLAAILRKSHAVRCVGTPEFMAPEVYDEEYNELVDVYAFGMCVLEMVTFDYPYSECTHPAQIYKKVTSGKKPEAFYLVKDPEVREFVEKCLATVTSRLTALELLQDPFLQDDVDEFYMRPTDYYNGYDEFLRQPLIDHPPLYHDESQICEIDLFAQDDEEESDHVDISIKGKRNGSDGIFLRLRISDAEGRVRNIYFPFETDTDTAWSVAAEMVSELEITNQDVAKIAETIDAEIAALVPDWKVNNNVRNSNNEAGEKSHHYHHQFECSDDRSCSSVHGRFEEISYQAEGQEQGSGDVVVVSGEGNNNRIHCADIWGLRDSRSDGGGEEESSLKPRRKVEGEWWPENEIRRELRWLKARHKRVRDHQTICEKPSSASPPLLYRAFSLPVDAVDI, encoded by the exons ATGAATGGTGAAGAAAGCTTCGTTGAAGATTGCTCTGAGTATGTTGAAATTGATCCTTCTGGAAGATATGGAAGA TACGATGAAGTACTTGGCAAAGGTGCTTCGAAGACAGT GTACAGAGCGTTTGATGAGTACGAAGGTATAGAAGTGGCATGGAACCAAGTCAAGCTTAGGAACTTCACTAGGAATCCTGAGGAACTAGAGAAATTCTTCAGAGAGATTCATCTGCTCAAGACTTTAAATCATCAAAATATCATGAAGTTCTACACTTCTTGGGTCGATACCAACAATCTTGCAATCAACTTTGTAACTGAACTCTTCACCTCTGGTACTCTCAGACA GTATAGGTTGAGACATAGGAGAGTGAATATTAAAGCAGTGAAGCAATGGTGCAAACAGATTCTAAAAGGGCTTCTCTATCTCCACAGCTGTTCTCCTCCAATCATCCATAGAGATCTCAAATGTGACAACATCTTCATCAATGGTAACCAAGGTGAAGTCAAGATAGGTGACCTTGGACTCGCTGCCATTCTTCGTAAATCACATGCCGTTCGCTGTGTTG GAACCCCTGAGTTCATGGCTCCTGAAGTGTACGATGAAGAATATAATGAGCTGGTTGATGTATATGCTTTTGGAATGTGTGTACTAGAGATGGTCACATTTGATTACCCTTACAGTGAATGCACTCACCCTGCTCAAATCTACAAGAAAGTTACCTCG GGGAAGAAGCCTGAAGCGTTTTACTTAGTGAAAGACCCTGAGGTACGCGAGTTTGTTGAGAAGTGTTTAGCTACTGTGACGTCTAGACTCACTGCTTTAGAGCTCTTACAAGACCCTTTCTTACAAGATGATGTGGATGAGTTCTACATGAGACCAACTGATTACTACAATGGTTATGATGAGTTCCTTAGACAGCCTCTCATCGACCACCCTCCTCTTTACCATGATGAGTCACAGATATGTGAGATCGATCTTTTCGCTCAAGATGATGAGGAAGAGTCCGACCATGTTGACATTTCGATTAAAGGGAAGAGAAACGGTAGTGATGGGATCTTCTTGAGGCTAAGAATCTCTGATGCAGAAG GAAGGGTGAGGAACATTTACTTCCCGTTTGAGACAGATACCGACACTGCGTGGAGTGTAGCAGCTGAGATGGTGTCTGAACTCGAGATAACGAATCAAGATGTTGCGAAAATCGCGGAGACGATCGATGCGGAGATTGCTGCATTGGTTCCTGACTGGAAAGTTAATAACAACGTGCGCAACAGCAACAACGAGGCAGGAGAGAAGTCTCACCATTACCATCATCAGTTCGAATGTTCTGACGACAGAAGCTGTTCTTCTGTTCACGGTAGGTTCGAGGAGATAAGTTACCAAGCGGAAGGACAAGAACAAGGAAGTGGTGATGTTGTTGTTGTCTCTGGAGAAGGTAATAACAACAGGATTCATTGCGCGGATATATGGGGTCTGAGAGATTCACGTTCTGATGGTGGAGGAGAAGAAGAGAGCTCGTTGAAGCCAAGGAGGAAGGTGGAAGGGGAGTGGTGGCCGGAGAATGAAATAAGGAGAGAGTTGAGATGGCTTAAGGCAAGGCATAAGAGGGTTAGAGATCATCAAACCATCTGTGAGAAACCAAGTTCAGCTTCGCCGCCTCTTCTTTATAGGGCGTTCTCACTTCCCGTTGACGCCGTGGATATATGA